In one Trichlorobacter lovleyi SZ genomic region, the following are encoded:
- the rpoH gene encoding RNA polymerase sigma factor RpoH encodes MYAAIPVTTDSFSKYLSEIKSFPLLDEQEEHRLAVRLFEENDLSAAQTLITSNLRFVVKIAAEYRNYGLKMLDLIQEGNIGLMLAVRKFNPYRGFRLITYAVWWIRAQIQSYIVSSWSLLKIGTTQAQRKLFFKLKQAKNAILSMNGGDEGDLPATALSLDVREAEVEEMELRLMGEVSLDAEQVAGEGGSLLETLVDDRPNQESQLADLQEQQALRVVVADAVSRLGEKEQFVVKQRIVADDPMTLQEIADHFSISRERVRQIEENALRKIKGFLGASMQLQHV; translated from the coding sequence ATGTATGCCGCTATTCCGGTTACAACAGATAGTTTTTCAAAATATCTGTCTGAAATAAAATCTTTTCCACTGCTTGATGAGCAGGAGGAACATCGCTTGGCTGTGCGCCTGTTTGAAGAGAATGATTTGAGTGCTGCGCAGACTCTGATTACGTCAAACCTGCGCTTTGTTGTAAAGATAGCTGCTGAGTACCGTAACTACGGACTTAAGATGCTGGACTTGATTCAGGAGGGTAACATTGGCCTGATGCTGGCGGTGAGAAAGTTTAATCCGTACCGCGGATTCCGTTTGATTACCTATGCTGTGTGGTGGATCAGAGCGCAGATTCAAAGTTACATTGTTTCTTCATGGAGCCTGCTTAAGATCGGCACAACTCAGGCTCAGCGCAAACTCTTCTTTAAATTGAAGCAGGCGAAGAATGCCATTCTTAGCATGAACGGTGGCGATGAGGGGGATCTGCCGGCAACTGCGCTTTCGCTTGACGTCCGTGAGGCGGAGGTTGAAGAGATGGAGCTGCGCTTGATGGGCGAGGTCTCGCTGGATGCGGAGCAGGTCGCTGGTGAAGGTGGGAGTCTTTTGGAGACTCTGGTTGATGACCGTCCCAATCAGGAGAGCCAACTTGCGGATTTGCAGGAGCAGCAAGCCTTGAGGGTGGTTGTTGCTGATGCCGTGTCACGACTTGGCGAGAAAGAGCAGTTTGTTGTCAAACAGCGAATCGTGGCAGATGACCCCATGACGTTGCAGGAGATTGCAGACCACTTTTCAATATCACGTGAGCGCGTCCGCCAGATTGAGGAAAATGCGCTCAGGAAAATCAAGGGCTTTTTAGGGGCGAGCATGCAACTCCAGCACGTGTAA
- the tuf gene encoding elongation factor Tu, with protein MAKAKFERNKTHVNIGTIGHVDHGKTTLTAAITKVLAGKGQAEYKAFDQIDNAPEERERGITIATAHVEYETDKRHYAHVDCPGHADYVKNMITGAAQMDGAILVVSAADGPMPQTREHILLARQVGVPYIVVFLNKADMVDDAELLELVELEIRELLSSYDFPGDDIPIIKGSALKALNGDKDELGEDSVNALMEAVDSYIPDPERAIDRPFLMPVEDVFSISGRGTVATGRVERGIVKVGEEIEIVGIKATAKTTVTGVEMFRKLLDQGQAGDNIGALLRGVKREDIERGQVLAKPGSITPHTKFKAEAYILTKEEGGRHTPFFNGYRPQFYFRTTDVTGVAELPAGTEMVMPGDNIAMTVNLITPIAMDEGLRFAIREGGRTVGAGVVSAIIE; from the coding sequence ATGGCCAAGGCTAAATTTGAGCGTAATAAGACGCACGTAAACATCGGAACAATTGGTCACGTTGACCATGGTAAGACCACATTGACCGCAGCGATCACGAAGGTGCTTGCTGGCAAGGGTCAGGCCGAATACAAGGCGTTTGATCAGATTGACAACGCCCCTGAAGAGCGTGAGCGTGGTATCACCATTGCTACTGCCCACGTTGAATATGAGACCGACAAGCGCCACTATGCTCACGTCGACTGCCCTGGTCACGCTGACTACGTCAAGAACATGATCACCGGTGCAGCACAGATGGACGGTGCCATTCTGGTTGTATCTGCAGCAGACGGCCCGATGCCCCAGACTCGCGAGCACATCCTGCTTGCCCGTCAGGTAGGCGTACCTTATATTGTTGTCTTCCTGAACAAGGCAGACATGGTCGACGACGCTGAGCTGCTTGAGCTGGTTGAACTGGAAATCCGTGAACTGCTTTCCAGCTACGACTTCCCGGGTGACGATATTCCAATCATCAAAGGTTCTGCTCTGAAGGCCCTCAACGGCGACAAGGACGAGCTGGGCGAAGACTCAGTCAATGCACTGATGGAGGCTGTTGACAGCTACATCCCGGATCCTGAGCGTGCTATTGACCGTCCGTTCCTGATGCCGGTAGAAGACGTCTTCTCCATCTCCGGTCGTGGTACTGTTGCCACCGGTCGTGTTGAGCGCGGTATTGTAAAGGTTGGCGAAGAAATCGAAATCGTCGGCATCAAAGCCACCGCCAAGACCACCGTAACCGGTGTAGAAATGTTCCGCAAGCTGCTTGACCAAGGTCAGGCTGGCGACAACATCGGCGCCCTGCTGCGTGGTGTTAAGCGTGAAGACATCGAGCGTGGTCAGGTGCTTGCCAAGCCCGGCAGCATCACTCCGCACACCAAGTTCAAGGCAGAAGCCTACATTCTCACCAAAGAAGAAGGTGGTCGTCACACCCCATTCTTTAACGGCTATCGTCCGCAGTTCTACTTCCGCACCACTGACGTAACCGGTGTGGCTGAGCTGCCTGCGGGCACCGAGATGGTAATGCCTGGTGACAACATTGCCATGACCGTAAACCTGATCACCCCGATCGCCATGGACGAAGGTCTTCGCTTCGCCATCCGTGAAGGTGGTCGTACCGTAGGCGCCGGCGTCGTCAGCGCAATTATCGAGTAA
- the rplL gene encoding 50S ribosomal protein L7/L12, whose protein sequence is MAEITKADVVAFIEKMTVLELAELVKELEEKFGVSAAAPVAVAAAAPAAAAEAAEEKTEFDVILKSAGANKINVIKVVRTLTSLGLKEAKDLVDGAPSPVKTGISKAEAEEAQKQLVEAGAEVEIK, encoded by the coding sequence ATGGCTGAAATTACTAAGGCAGACGTAGTTGCATTTATTGAGAAGATGACCGTTCTTGAACTGGCCGAGCTGGTTAAGGAGCTGGAAGAAAAGTTCGGTGTGTCTGCAGCTGCTCCTGTTGCTGTTGCTGCTGCTGCTCCTGCTGCCGCTGCTGAGGCTGCTGAAGAGAAGACCGAGTTTGATGTTATTCTGAAGAGTGCTGGTGCCAACAAGATCAACGTGATCAAGGTTGTACGTACTCTGACCAGCTTGGGCCTGAAAGAAGCAAAGGATCTGGTTGACGGTGCACCAAGCCCCGTAAAGACCGGTATTTCCAAGGCTGAGGCTGAAGAAGCTCAGAAGCAACTGGTTGAAGCTGGCGCAGAAGTAGAAATCAAATAG
- the rpoB gene encoding DNA-directed RNA polymerase subunit beta, whose translation MAYSIANNHLLRKNFATIKNIIDIPNLIDIQKNSYRRFLQSDVPLDLRKNIGLEAVFRSVFPIKDFSETSSLEYVSYTLSKPKYDVEECHQRGMTYAAPMKVKVRLVIWDSGKESGVRGVKDIKEQEVYFGEIPLMTENGTFIINGTERVIVSQLHRSPGVFFDHDKGKTHSSGKVLYSARVIPYRGSWLDFEFDHKDILFVRIDRRRKMPATVLLKALGYSVEHLLNYYYKSEQIYIAAGELRKGIEPELLTMQKAVVDVADANGEVIVKANRKFTKASIKKLLDHGVTSIPTSSESIIGRYASADVVDPVTGEILLECNQELTADKLDELRQKEVTTFNLLYIDGLNVTSSFRDTLLADKISSSDEALIEIYRRLRPGDPPTLKSSLALFDNLFFNPERYDLSAVGRLKLNFKLGLKVWPDCTILNGPTMLTAAELQNAEQLIGSLLNGTRPVDLALKDRLSSDLTKSLKKLDLKQPVPERLLEQLADELNSAVANAEFFQRDLIAGLELPESFIKLMDLIEQGGYDENRRRIEGLRRNRMLLEVAYGDSVECCNRNDILEIVRYLIELKNGRGAIDDIDHLGNRRVRAVGELLENQYRIGLVRMERAIKERMSLQEVENLMPHDLINSKPVSAVVKEFFGSSQLSQFMDQTNPLSEVTHKRRLSALGPGGLTRERAGFEVRDVHPTHYGRVCPIETPEGPNIGLIASLSTYARINEHGFVETPYRLVREGQVTSEVKFFSALEEEGHAIAQANALVDQDGRFINEYVSARKSGEFVLVQRDEIELMDVAPKQLVSVAAALIPFLENDDANRALMGSNMQRQAVPLLRADSPLVGTGMERIVAKDSGVSVIARHNGVVDAVDAGRIVIKIDEEEYDETGTGVDIYNLVKFSRSNQNTCINQKPVVKVGDKVKRGDVIADGPSTDMGELALGQNIIVAFMPWGGYNFEDSILVSERLTKDDRYTSIHIEEFECVARDTKLGKEEITADIPNLGEEALKDLDESGIIRIGAEVKPGDILVGKITPKGETQLSPEEKLLRAIFGEKAGDVRDTSLTIPPGVEGTVIGAKVFSRKGNDKDARTELIEKIEEEKLRKDEQDEVRIIRDSARGKLKRLLVGKTAGAKIEDRHGVTVLAKGKKITDELLESLTMDRWATISVSDGTDVEEKVAEVLSKLNEQVELIRGVFDDKVQKLRRGDDLPPGVIKMVKVYVAIKRKLQVGDKMAGRHGNKGVVSRILPEEDMPYMDDGRPVEIVLNPLGVPSRMNVGQILETHLGWAAKGLGWKIQKMLEEHTSEENLKKFIRETYDNADFNKILDTMDREELLLVARRLSRGVPMASPVFEGAGEAKIKELLTRAGFATNGQVTLFDGRTGEPFKHKVTVGIMYVLKLHHLVDDKIHARSIGPYSLVTQQPLGGKAQFGGQRLGEMEVWAMEAYGCSYALQEFLTVKSDDVSGRTRMYEAIVKGKHTLEPGLPESFNVLIKELQSLCLDVELLEGDE comes from the coding sequence ATGGCCTACTCGATCGCCAACAACCACCTGCTGCGCAAAAACTTTGCCACTATCAAGAATATCATTGATATCCCTAACCTGATTGACATTCAGAAAAACTCCTACCGTCGTTTTTTGCAGTCTGACGTCCCGTTGGACTTGCGTAAAAACATCGGTCTTGAAGCTGTTTTTCGGTCTGTTTTTCCTATAAAGGACTTCAGCGAAACATCATCGTTGGAGTATGTCTCCTATACGCTGAGTAAGCCCAAGTATGATGTTGAGGAATGCCATCAACGGGGTATGACCTATGCAGCCCCTATGAAGGTTAAGGTCCGGCTTGTCATTTGGGATTCGGGTAAGGAGTCGGGTGTCCGTGGTGTTAAGGATATTAAGGAGCAGGAGGTCTACTTCGGGGAAATACCGTTGATGACCGAAAACGGCACCTTTATTATCAACGGCACTGAGCGGGTTATCGTTAGCCAGTTGCATCGTTCACCGGGTGTATTCTTTGACCATGATAAAGGTAAGACTCACTCTAGTGGTAAGGTCCTTTATTCTGCGAGGGTAATTCCCTACCGCGGGTCTTGGCTCGACTTCGAGTTTGACCACAAGGATATTCTGTTTGTACGGATTGACCGTCGTCGCAAGATGCCGGCAACTGTCCTGCTAAAGGCTCTAGGATATTCAGTTGAACACCTCCTGAACTATTACTACAAGAGTGAGCAGATCTATATTGCTGCGGGTGAGCTGCGTAAGGGCATTGAACCCGAGTTGCTTACCATGCAGAAGGCAGTAGTCGATGTTGCAGACGCTAATGGTGAGGTAATTGTAAAGGCCAACCGCAAATTCACCAAGGCCTCTATAAAGAAACTCTTGGATCACGGAGTTACGAGCATTCCCACCAGCTCCGAGAGCATTATTGGCCGCTATGCTTCTGCTGATGTTGTCGATCCGGTAACCGGTGAAATACTGCTGGAATGCAATCAGGAACTGACAGCTGATAAGCTTGACGAGTTGCGTCAAAAAGAGGTTACAACCTTCAACCTGCTGTACATTGACGGTTTGAACGTCACCTCTTCCTTCCGTGATACGCTGCTTGCTGATAAAATCAGCTCCAGTGATGAAGCCTTGATCGAGATTTATCGGCGTTTGCGTCCGGGGGATCCACCAACTCTCAAGAGCTCACTGGCACTCTTTGATAACCTGTTCTTTAACCCTGAACGTTATGATCTTTCAGCTGTTGGTCGTCTGAAGCTGAACTTTAAACTGGGACTGAAGGTGTGGCCGGATTGTACGATTCTTAACGGACCCACTATGTTGACAGCTGCTGAGCTGCAAAATGCAGAGCAGTTGATTGGTAGCTTGCTGAATGGTACCCGTCCAGTTGACCTGGCTTTAAAAGACAGACTTTCAAGCGATCTGACTAAATCGCTTAAAAAGCTCGATTTGAAACAACCGGTACCTGAGCGTCTGCTGGAACAGCTGGCTGATGAACTGAATAGTGCGGTAGCCAACGCTGAGTTCTTCCAGCGTGATCTGATTGCAGGTCTTGAACTGCCTGAGTCGTTCATAAAACTGATGGATCTGATTGAGCAGGGTGGCTATGACGAAAATCGTCGGCGCATTGAAGGCCTGCGCCGCAATCGTATGCTTTTGGAAGTTGCCTATGGCGACTCTGTGGAGTGCTGCAACCGCAACGACATTCTTGAGATCGTTCGTTATCTGATTGAGTTGAAAAATGGTCGTGGTGCGATTGACGATATTGACCACTTGGGCAATCGTCGTGTCCGGGCAGTTGGTGAATTGCTTGAGAATCAGTATCGGATCGGTCTGGTACGGATGGAGCGGGCAATTAAGGAACGGATGTCGTTGCAGGAAGTTGAAAACCTGATGCCGCACGACTTGATTAACTCAAAGCCTGTGTCTGCGGTTGTCAAGGAATTCTTTGGTTCATCGCAGCTGTCACAGTTTATGGACCAGACCAACCCTCTGTCTGAGGTCACTCATAAGCGTCGTCTGTCGGCTCTTGGACCAGGTGGTCTGACCCGTGAACGTGCCGGCTTTGAGGTGCGGGACGTGCATCCCACCCACTATGGCAGGGTCTGCCCGATTGAAACGCCGGAAGGTCCGAACATCGGCTTGATCGCTTCTCTCTCCACCTACGCCCGGATCAACGAGCATGGTTTTGTTGAAACACCGTACCGCTTGGTACGGGAGGGACAGGTTACCAGTGAGGTGAAGTTCTTCTCTGCACTGGAAGAGGAAGGACATGCCATCGCCCAGGCAAATGCTCTGGTGGATCAGGACGGGCGGTTTATTAATGAGTACGTCTCTGCACGGAAGAGCGGCGAGTTTGTACTGGTGCAACGTGACGAAATTGAGCTGATGGACGTAGCACCCAAGCAGCTGGTATCCGTTGCTGCGGCACTGATTCCGTTCCTGGAAAACGATGACGCAAACCGGGCCCTGATGGGATCCAACATGCAGCGTCAGGCAGTTCCACTGTTACGCGCGGATTCCCCGTTGGTGGGTACCGGCATGGAACGTATTGTGGCGAAGGATTCCGGCGTCTCGGTTATTGCCCGCCATAATGGTGTTGTTGATGCGGTTGATGCAGGCCGGATCGTGATCAAAATTGATGAAGAAGAGTATGATGAGACCGGTACCGGCGTTGATATTTACAATCTGGTGAAGTTCTCCCGCTCCAACCAGAATACCTGTATCAACCAAAAGCCGGTGGTAAAAGTCGGGGACAAGGTCAAACGCGGCGATGTCATTGCTGATGGCCCCTCAACCGATATGGGCGAACTGGCCCTTGGTCAAAACATCATTGTGGCCTTCATGCCTTGGGGCGGTTATAACTTTGAGGACTCCATCCTGGTTTCTGAACGGCTGACCAAGGATGACCGCTACACATCAATTCACATTGAAGAATTTGAGTGTGTGGCCCGTGATACAAAGCTAGGTAAGGAAGAAATTACCGCTGATATCCCGAACCTTGGCGAAGAGGCTCTTAAAGACCTGGATGAGTCAGGTATCATCAGAATCGGTGCCGAGGTCAAACCCGGCGATATTCTGGTCGGTAAAATCACTCCCAAAGGTGAGACCCAGCTCTCTCCCGAAGAGAAACTGCTGCGTGCGATCTTCGGTGAAAAGGCCGGAGATGTCCGTGATACCTCCTTGACCATACCTCCGGGCGTGGAAGGTACCGTTATCGGCGCCAAGGTGTTCTCCCGTAAAGGTAATGATAAGGACGCCCGGACTGAACTGATTGAGAAGATTGAGGAAGAAAAGCTTCGTAAGGATGAGCAGGATGAGGTCCGTATTATCCGTGATTCAGCTCGCGGCAAGCTGAAGCGCCTCCTGGTGGGTAAGACTGCCGGCGCCAAGATTGAGGATCGTCACGGCGTAACCGTTCTTGCCAAGGGCAAAAAGATTACCGATGAACTGCTTGAGTCCCTGACCATGGACCGTTGGGCAACCATTTCAGTCAGTGACGGAACCGATGTCGAGGAAAAAGTCGCTGAGGTCCTGTCCAAACTCAACGAGCAGGTCGAGCTTATTCGCGGGGTATTCGACGATAAGGTTCAAAAGCTGAGAAGGGGCGACGATCTGCCTCCCGGCGTAATCAAGATGGTCAAGGTCTATGTTGCCATCAAGCGTAAGCTTCAGGTCGGTGACAAAATGGCTGGTCGCCACGGTAACAAGGGTGTCGTTTCACGAATCCTGCCGGAAGAAGATATGCCGTATATGGACGATGGACGTCCCGTTGAAATTGTGCTGAACCCTTTGGGTGTTCCTTCCCGTATGAACGTTGGACAGATCCTGGAGACCCACCTCGGCTGGGCTGCTAAAGGTCTGGGGTGGAAGATTCAGAAGATGCTGGAAGAGCATACCTCTGAAGAAAACCTGAAGAAGTTCATTCGTGAAACATACGATAATGCTGACTTCAATAAGATCCTTGATACCATGGACCGTGAAGAGCTGTTGCTGGTTGCGCGGCGCCTGTCACGTGGCGTGCCGATGGCATCACCGGTTTTCGAAGGTGCCGGTGAGGCGAAAATCAAAGAGCTGTTGACCCGCGCCGGCTTTGCCACCAATGGCCAGGTAACGCTTTTTGACGGCCGTACTGGTGAGCCGTTTAAGCATAAGGTAACGGTTGGTATCATGTACGTCCTGAAACTGCATCACTTGGTCGATGACAAGATCCATGCCCGTTCAATCGGACCTTACTCGCTGGTTACGCAGCAACCACTGGGTGGTAAGGCTCAGTTTGGTGGCCAGCGTCTGGGTGAAATGGAAGTCTGGGCGATGGAGGCATATGGCTGTTCTTATGCACTGCAGGAGTTCCTGACCGTCAAGTCGGACGACGTCTCCGGACGTACCCGCATGTACGAAGCGATTGTGAAAGGTAAGCACACGTTGGAGCCTGGCCTGCCAGAGTCATTTAACGTGCTTATCAAGGAACTTCAATCACTTTGCCTTGATGTGGAGCTGCTTGAAGGGGATGAGTAA
- the rpmG gene encoding 50S ribosomal protein L33, giving the protein MRDIITLACTECKQRNYTTTKNKKITPQKLEFSKYCRFCRKHTPHKETK; this is encoded by the coding sequence ATGAGAGACATCATTACCCTTGCATGTACTGAGTGCAAGCAAAGAAACTACACAACAACCAAGAACAAAAAGATCACTCCTCAAAAGTTGGAGTTCAGTAAATATTGTCGTTTTTGTCGCAAGCATACCCCCCATAAGGAAACAAAATAA
- the secE gene encoding preprotein translocase subunit SecE has protein sequence MKTFFESVKLELSKVTWPTRKETVATTGVVIMIVFMVSIYLGLCDVVLSKLMRLVLG, from the coding sequence GTGAAGACATTTTTCGAGTCAGTTAAACTCGAGCTAAGCAAGGTGACCTGGCCGACGCGCAAGGAAACTGTTGCTACAACCGGTGTGGTGATCATGATTGTATTTATGGTCTCTATATATCTCGGTTTGTGTGATGTGGTCCTGTCCAAGCTAATGCGCTTGGTATTGGGATAA
- the rplA gene encoding 50S ribosomal protein L1, with amino-acid sequence MSKSTKKHSAAMTKVDRSTVYPLKTAVEVVKDTAYAKFDETVDVAVKLGVDPRHADQMVRGAVVLPNGLGKNVRVLVFAKGEKEKEALDAGADYVGADDLVAKIQEGWFEFDTAIATPDMMGVVGKIGKLLGPRGLMPNPKVGTVTFEVGRAVKESKAGKVEFRVEKAGIVHAPIGKVSFDAEKLQGNLVALVEALVKAKPSAAKGTYIKKISLSSTMGPGINLDISDVTANI; translated from the coding sequence ATGTCAAAGAGTACAAAAAAACATAGCGCCGCAATGACCAAAGTTGACCGTAGTACGGTTTATCCCCTCAAGACAGCGGTCGAAGTGGTAAAAGATACTGCTTATGCCAAGTTTGATGAGACAGTTGATGTAGCGGTCAAGCTGGGTGTTGATCCTCGTCATGCCGATCAAATGGTGCGTGGTGCGGTTGTTCTGCCTAATGGACTGGGTAAGAATGTACGGGTGCTGGTATTTGCCAAAGGCGAGAAGGAAAAGGAAGCTCTGGATGCTGGTGCCGATTATGTTGGCGCAGATGATCTGGTGGCTAAAATTCAGGAGGGTTGGTTCGAATTTGATACCGCCATAGCTACTCCTGATATGATGGGAGTTGTTGGCAAGATCGGTAAACTTCTCGGCCCTCGCGGTTTGATGCCTAACCCCAAGGTAGGTACTGTTACTTTTGAAGTTGGTCGCGCAGTAAAAGAGTCAAAGGCCGGTAAGGTTGAATTCCGTGTGGAGAAGGCTGGAATTGTCCATGCACCTATTGGCAAGGTTTCATTTGACGCTGAAAAATTGCAGGGAAACTTGGTCGCGCTGGTGGAAGCACTGGTAAAAGCCAAACCTTCTGCGGCAAAAGGTACCTATATCAAGAAGATTTCTCTCTCATCAACGATGGGACCTGGAATCAACCTTGATATCAGTGATGTAACCGCAAATATATAA
- the rplJ gene encoding 50S ribosomal protein L10 has translation MKKSVKQEQVTQMHDKLLRAKAVFLADFRGMNVDKATTLRNELRSASVEYKVFKNTLFDIAAKETEAACLAPYLAGPTAVAISYDDPVGAAKVLSKFAKDSKGVFVLKAGVLSGKVIDVNQIQALADLPSREVLIAKMLGSMQAPATNFVGVLAALPGSLVRALDAIRAKKEGN, from the coding sequence TTGAAAAAATCTGTCAAGCAGGAACAAGTAACGCAGATGCACGATAAGCTGTTGCGTGCAAAAGCAGTTTTTCTGGCTGACTTCCGCGGAATGAATGTGGATAAGGCTACAACACTGCGCAACGAGCTCCGGTCTGCCAGCGTTGAGTACAAGGTGTTCAAGAACACCCTGTTCGATATCGCTGCAAAAGAAACCGAGGCTGCGTGTCTGGCTCCGTATCTTGCTGGTCCAACAGCGGTAGCTATATCTTATGATGACCCTGTCGGTGCAGCCAAGGTGCTGTCCAAATTCGCCAAGGATTCAAAAGGCGTGTTTGTACTCAAAGCCGGTGTGCTTTCCGGTAAGGTGATTGATGTTAACCAGATTCAGGCACTTGCAGATCTCCCATCACGGGAAGTGTTGATTGCCAAGATGCTCGGCTCAATGCAGGCACCAGCTACGAACTTTGTTGGCGTGCTGGCTGCACTGCCCGGCTCACTGGTTCGCGCTCTGGATGCAATCAGGGCAAAAAAAGAAGGCAACTAG
- the rplK gene encoding 50S ribosomal protein L11, producing the protein MAKKITGYIKLQIPAGKANPSPPIGPALGQHGVNIMEFCKAFNAKTQADEGTITPVVITVYADRSFSFITKTPPVPVLIKKTIGIESGSSVPNKNKVGKLTKAQVEEIAKKKMPDLNAASVEAAMRTVEGTARSMGVDIVE; encoded by the coding sequence ATGGCTAAGAAAATTACCGGCTACATAAAACTGCAAATTCCCGCGGGCAAGGCTAACCCCTCGCCGCCTATCGGACCTGCTCTCGGTCAGCATGGTGTCAATATCATGGAATTTTGCAAGGCTTTTAACGCTAAGACACAGGCCGATGAAGGTACAATTACACCAGTAGTCATAACTGTCTACGCAGACCGGTCTTTTTCTTTTATTACCAAAACTCCTCCGGTACCGGTTTTGATCAAGAAGACGATTGGTATTGAGAGTGGTTCAAGTGTGCCGAACAAGAACAAGGTCGGTAAACTGACCAAGGCTCAGGTAGAAGAGATTGCCAAGAAGAAAATGCCGGATCTGAACGCCGCCTCTGTTGAAGCAGCCATGCGGACAGTAGAGGGTACTGCTCGTTCCATGGGTGTAGATATTGTAGAGTAA
- the nusG gene encoding transcription termination/antitermination protein NusG produces the protein MSQKWYGVHTYSGYENKVRLNLTERVKNEKMEDLFGEILIPSETVVELKKGEKKTSSRKFFPGYILIKMELTDETWHIVKETAKVTGFVGGNTPFPIPDEEVNKIARRMEEGAEKPRPKVEFDVGETVRVVDGPFLNFTGVIEDVKPDKGKLRVAVTIFGRSTPVELEFMQVEKC, from the coding sequence ATGAGCCAGAAATGGTATGGCGTACATACATATTCAGGATATGAAAATAAAGTCCGCCTCAATCTGACTGAGCGCGTCAAAAACGAGAAGATGGAGGATCTCTTTGGTGAGATTCTGATTCCCTCGGAGACTGTAGTTGAGCTCAAGAAGGGCGAGAAGAAGACTTCATCGCGTAAGTTCTTCCCGGGTTATATTCTGATTAAGATGGAGCTGACTGACGAGACATGGCATATCGTTAAGGAAACTGCCAAGGTTACCGGCTTTGTTGGTGGCAATACTCCTTTTCCCATTCCTGACGAAGAAGTTAACAAGATTGCCCGCAGGATGGAAGAAGGGGCTGAAAAACCACGCCCCAAGGTTGAATTTGATGTGGGTGAAACCGTTCGTGTCGTTGACGGACCGTTCCTGAACTTTACCGGGGTGATTGAAGATGTTAAGCCGGACAAAGGCAAGCTGCGTGTTGCTGTAACAATTTTCGGACGTTCTACTCCAGTTGAGCTGGAGTTTATGCAGGTAGAGAAGTGCTGA